A single window of Jeotgalibacillus haloalkalitolerans DNA harbors:
- the ctaF gene encoding cytochrome c oxidase subunit IVB: protein MAHESSSANPKVNYEYRRRKARDEMRGQVTSFAMMIFMTFIAFIIVIADFDKFYAFPVLLVLAAAQVVLQLYYFMHMSHKGHGTAALFLYSGALIAFVTILTFLTIVWW from the coding sequence ATGGCACACGAATCATCTTCAGCGAACCCTAAAGTCAATTATGAATACCGCCGCAGAAAAGCACGCGATGAAATGCGCGGACAGGTAACATCTTTTGCAATGATGATCTTTATGACGTTTATTGCGTTTATCATTGTTATTGCAGACTTTGATAAGTTTTATGCATTTCCAGTACTGCTGGTTCTTGCAGCAGCACAGGTTGTGTTACAGCTTTATTACTTCATGCATATGAGTCACAAGGGACACGGAACAGCAGCGCTATTCCTGTACTCTGGTGCACTGATTGCATTCGTTACAATCCTGACGTTCCTGACGATCGTCTGGTGGTAA
- a CDS encoding cytochrome (ubi)quinol oxidase subunit III, which translates to MDMNQKYTARTWPESPEKTTLEGKNKFLGFWLFLGGETVLFASLFATYLALKDKVPGNDHYLAADMFELPLVFIMTMLLLTSSLTSVYAMYHMKNHNYQKMQTWLLITVLLGLAFLGFEIYEFNHYVHEFHHTFTSSAFGSAFYTLVGFHGAHVVVGLGWFTLLLVRNAKRGLNLYNAPKFFVASLYWHFIDVVWVFIFTVVYLMGMVG; encoded by the coding sequence ATGGATATGAACCAAAAATACACGGCTCGCACGTGGCCTGAATCTCCTGAAAAAACTACCCTTGAAGGTAAAAACAAATTTTTAGGATTCTGGCTCTTCCTTGGTGGAGAAACAGTTTTATTTGCTTCTTTATTTGCAACTTACCTGGCTTTAAAAGATAAAGTTCCGGGTAATGATCATTATCTGGCAGCAGATATGTTTGAGCTTCCACTTGTCTTCATCATGACGATGCTTCTTTTAACATCATCACTGACAAGTGTGTATGCGATGTATCATATGAAAAACCATAACTACCAGAAAATGCAGACATGGTTGCTGATTACAGTACTGCTTGGCCTTGCATTCCTTGGCTTTGAAATTTATGAGTTTAACCATTATGTTCATGAATTTCATCACACATTCACAAGCAGTGCCTTTGGATCAGCATTCTATACACTGGTAGGCTTCCACGGAGCCCACGTTGTAGTCGGGCTTGGATGGTTTACACTTCTGCTTGTTCGTAACGCCAAGCGTGGACTGAACCTTTATAACGCGCCGAAGTTCTTTGTTGCTTCTTTATACTGGCACTTCATCGACGTTGTATGGGTATTCATCTTCACGGTTGTATACTTAATGGGAATGGTGGGATAA